The following proteins are co-located in the Triticum aestivum cultivar Chinese Spring chromosome 1A, IWGSC CS RefSeq v2.1, whole genome shotgun sequence genome:
- the LOC123063286 gene encoding probable alpha,alpha-trehalose-phosphate synthase [UDP-forming] 7, translated as MMSRSYTNLLDLAAGNFAALGPAGGGRRRSGSFGSRRMPRVMTVPGTLSELDDEDDERAATSSVASDVPSSAICERLIVVANQLPVVARRRPDGRGWVFSWDDDSLLLRLRDGVPDEMEVLFIGTLRADVPAAEQEEVSQTLIDGFRCAPVFLPADLYDRFYQNFCKGYLWPLFHYMLPYAAAQSPSENGASAGGRFERASWEAYVLANKHFFEKIVEVINPEDDYVWVHDYHLMALPTFLRRRFNRLRIGFFLHSPFPSSEIYRSLPVREEILRTMLNCDLIGFHTFDYARHFLSCCSRMLGIEYQSKRGYIGLDYYGRTVGIKIMPVGIHMGQLQSVLRLPEMQQKVAELRQQFEGKTVLLGVDDTDIFKGINLKLLAFEYMLKTHPKWRGRAVLVQIANPARGKGNDIESIRAEIQDSCERINREFGQSGYSPIVLIDRNVPSVEKLAYYTVAECVVVTAVRDGMNLTPYEYIVCRQGIPSSESAPEVSGPRKSMLVVSEFIGCSPSLSGAIRINPWNVESTAESLNEAISMSERDKELRHEKHYRYVSTHDVAYWSRSFIQDLERACKDHFRKPCWGIGLGFGFRVVALDPNFSKLSFDSIIMSYGRSKSRAIFLDYDGTLVPQASLYQKPSEELVSIINTLCSDKNNIVFIVSGRSKNSLGSMFSSCPILGIAAEHGYFLRWTRDEEWQTSTQSPDIGWMQMAEPVMNLYTEATDGSYIETKETALVWHHRDADQGFASSQAKEMLDHLESVLANEAVSVKSGQFIVEVKPQGVSKGLIAEKILLSMKEKGQQADFVLCIGDDRSDEDMFENIADAMKKGIVAPKTPLFACTVGQKPSKAKFYLDDTYEVVSMLSALAEVSEPDPTAGLTDDLATSVSSLDISDEQIQFSNTRIEGC; from the exons ATGATGTCGAGGTCCTACACCAACCTGCTCGACCTTGCGGCGGGGAACTTCGCGGCGCTCGGCCcggccggcggcgggaggcgccGGTCGGGGTCGTTCGGGTCGAGGCGGATGCCGCGGGTCATGACGGTGCCCGGCACGCTGTCGGAGctggacgacgaggacgacgagcggGCCGCCACCAGCAGCGTCGCCTCCGATGTGCCCTCCTCGGCCATCTGCGAGCGCCTCATCGTCGTCGCCAACCAGCTCCCTGTcgtcgcgcgccgccgcccggacgGCCGCGGCTGGGTCTTCTCCTGGGACGACGActcgctcctcctccgcctccgcgaCGGCGTCCCCGACGAGATGGAGGTGCTCTTCATCGGCACCCTCCGCGCCGACGTGCCCGCCGCCGAGCAGGAAGAGGTCTCgcagaccctcatcgacggcttcCGCTGCGCCCCCGTCTTCCTCCCCGCCGACCTCTACGATCGATTTTACCAGAACTTCTGCAAGGGCTACCTCTGGCCGCTCTTCCATTACATGCTCCCCTACGCCGCCGCCCAATCTCCCAGTGAGAACGGTGCATCTGCCGGTGGTCGGTTTGAGCGCGCCTCATGGGAGGCCTACGTCCTCGCCAACAAGCACTTCTTCGAGAAGATTGTTGAGGTCATCAACCCGGAGGACGACTATGTTTGGGTCCATGATTACCACCTCATGGCGCTGCccaccttcctccgccgccgcttcAATCGCCTCCGCATCGGATTCTTCCTCCACAGCCCATTCCCCTCATCAGAGATATACCGATCCCTCCCTGTCAGAGAGGAGATCCTCAGGACTATGCTCAACTGTGATCTCATTGGATTCCACACATTCGATTATGCCAGGCACTTTCTGTCTTGCTGTAGTAGGATGCTCGGGATAGAGTACCAGTCAAAGCGTGGATATATTGGTCTGGATTACTATGGTCGCACTGTTGGGATCAAGATCATGCCAGTGGGAATCCATATGGGTCAATTGCAGTCAGTGCTGCGATTACCTGAAATGCAGCAGAAGGTTGCTGAGCTGCGGCAGCAATTTGAGGGCAAGACTGTGTTGCTTGGTGTGGATGACACGGATATCTTTAAAGGCATCAATCTGAAGCTTCTTGCATTTGAGTATATGTTGAAGACACATCCTAAGTGGCGGGGTAGGGCTGTGTTAGTACAGATTGCTAACCCAGCGCGCGGGAAGGGAAATGATATTGAGTCCATTCGGGCTGAGATTCAGGATAGTTGTGAGAGGATTAACAGGGAGTTTGGCCAGTCCGGGTACAGCCCAATTGTTCTCATTGACCGGAATGTTCCAAGTGTGGAGAAGCTTGCATATTATACAGTCGCTGAGTGTGTCGTGGTGACGGCTGTGAGGGATGGGATGAATTTGACCCCATATGAGTACATTGTCTGCCGACAGGGCATACCTAGCTCTGAGTCTGCACCTGAGGTGAGTGGGCCACGCAAGAGCATGCTAGTTGTCTCGGAATTTATTGGGTGCTCACCTTCACTGAGTGGTGCTATTCGTATTAACCCATGGAATGTTGAATCAACGGCGGAGTCACTAAATGAGGCCATATCAATGTCAGAGCGTGACAAGGAGCTGAGGCACGAAAAACATTACCGCTATGTAAGCACACATGATGTTGCATATTGGTCAAGGAGCTTTATCCAGGACCTGGAGAGGGCTTGCAAGGATCATTTCAGGAAGCCATGTTGGGGCATTGGATTGGGATTTGGATTCAGGGTGGTGGCACTAGACCCAAATTTCTCAAAGCTTAGTTTTGATTCAATTATAATGTCTTATGGGAGATCAAAGAGTAGAGCTATATTTCTTGACTATGATGGTACATTGGTGCCACAGGCTTCTCTCTACCAGAAACCAAGTGAAGAATTAGTAAGCATCATTAATACCCTATGCTCGGATAAGAACAACATCGTCTTTATTGTCAGTGGAAGAAGCAAGAATAGCTTGGGATCAATGTTCTCCTCATGTCCAATTCTAGGCATCGCGGCAGAGCATGGTTATTTCTTAAG GTGGACTAGAGATGAAGAATGGCAAACCAGTACCCAGTCCCCAGATATTGGATGGATGCAAATGGCCGAGCCAGTGATGAATCTTTATACAGAAGCAACTGATGGATCCTACATTGAAACCAAAGAAACTGCTTTGGTGTGGCACCATAGGGATGCTGACCAAGGCTTTGCGTcttctcaggcaaaggagatgctTGATCACCTGGAAAGTGTACTAGCAAATGAAGCAGTCTCAGTCAAGAGCGGCCAGTTCATTGTTGAAGTTAAACCTCAG GGTGTTAGTAAAGGTCTTATAGCCGAGAAGATACTTTTATCAATGAAGGAGAAAGGTCAACAGGCAGATTTTGTTTTATGCATTGGTGATGATAGATCTGATGAGGATATGTTTGAAAATATTGCGGATGCCATGAAAAAGGGCATTGTTGCTCCAAAAACACCACTGTTTGCATGTACTGTGGGGCAGAAACCGAGCAAAGCCAAGTTCTATCTGGACGATACATATGAAGTAGTCAGTATGCTGAGTGCACTAGCAGAAGTTTCAGAACCAGACCCAACGGCAGGCTTGACAGATGACCTGGCTACATCAGTCTCCTCATTAGACATCAGTGATGAACAAATACAGTTCAGTAATACAAGGATAGAAGGATGTTAG
- the LOC123063295 gene encoding gamma-glutamyl hydrolase 1, with translation MASPPRHLPPLLLLLALLGTSSAAAPGVIRLPRAGACAAPADPAVYDRPVIGIVTHPGDGAAGRIDNGTSTSYIGASYVKFVEAGGARVIPLIYNEPDERLLEKLSLVNGVLFTGGSVKRGPYFETIKKVFQYVLDKNDAGVPFPLFAQCLGFELVSMIVSKDNNILESFHASDQASTLQFPNYSSLQGSVFGRFHPDLIKKLSTSCLVMQNHKYGISPKRLRENDALSSFFKILTISPDENGEVYVSTVEAQKYPITCTQWHPEKAIFEWRKPMIPHSEDAVQVTQNFANYFISQARKSPNSPPADKVLDNLIYNYIPTFSGKTSKSFELVYLFS, from the exons ATGGCTTCTCCTCCCCGGCACCtgccccccctcctcctcctgctcgccCTCCTCGGGACCTCGTCGGCGGCCGCGCCGGGCGTCATCCGGCTGCCGCGCGCCGGGGCCTGCGCCGCGCCGGCGGACCCGGCCGTCTACGACCGCCCCGTGATCGGCATCGTCACGCACCCGGGCGACGGCGCGGCCGGGAGGATCGACAACGGCACCTCCACCTCCTACATCGGCGCCTCCTACGTCAAGTTCGTCGAGGCCGGCGGCGCCCGCGTCATCCCGCTCATCTACAACGAGCCCGACGAGCGCCTCCTCGAG AAACTCAGTTTGGTGAATGGTGTGCTGTTTACTGGTGGATCAGTGAAAAGGGGTCCATATTTTGAGACGATTAAGAAAGTGTTTCAG TATGTCTTGGACAAAAATGATGCAGGAGTTCCATTTCCATTGTTTGCACAGTGTCTTGGCTTTGAGCTTGTAAGCATGATTGTGAGCAAG GACAATAATATTTTGGAGTCATTCCACGCCTCAGATCAAGCATCAACTCTCCAGTTCCCCAATTATTCTTCACTTCAGGGATCAGTATTTGGAAG ATTTCATCCTGATCTCATCAAGAAACTCAGCACCAGTTGTCTTGTCATGCAAAACCACAAA TATGGTATATCTCCAAAGAGATTGCGCGAGAATGATGCGTTATCAAGTTTCTTCAAGATTCTGACTATATCCCCTGATGAAAATGGTGAG GTTTACGTCTCAACCGTTGAAGCACAGAAATATCCTATCACTTGCACTCAGTGGCACCCTGAG AAAGCCATTTTCGAATGGCGTAAACCAATGATTCCACACAGCGAGGATGCAGTACAAGTGACACAAAATTTTGCCAACTACTTTATCAG CCAAGCCCGCAAGTCGCCAAACAGCCCCCCTGCCGACAAGGTGCTGGACAACCTGATCTACAACTACATCCCTACATTTTCCGGGAAAACCTC GAAATCTTTTGAGTTGGTGTACCTCTTCTCCTGA